Below is a window of Manis javanica isolate MJ-LG chromosome 2, MJ_LKY, whole genome shotgun sequence DNA.
ACTGAGTTACTGATTCTACTCTAGTGATTTATCTTCATTGTTTCTTGTCCTCTCCCTTTTCACCCCCTGAATAAGGAATCTAATCTTTCTCTGGGATCACTGCTAACACAGGCAGATCAAGTAACATGTAAGAAAGATTTCACTATACAACACACATTCTGACCCGAGGAGGCAGcaactatttttaaatgcattttttcatGAACAGCATCCAGGGCCCTGAGGTGTTCTCCCGTGTAGGAGGAGAAGTCAGGCTGCTGGCTGGATGCACAGGTCAGATTTGCAAAGGAGATCCTTTAGTCTCCAAAAGAGAGTTTATGGATTATAGACTCAGGAATGGGAAGGAGGAATGTGAGAAGGACAGCAGCTCCCTGTACCTTCTGCTCCAGGATGCTTGTCATAACTTATTGACCTGTATCTGTGAGGTTCAGAGCCTGTTTGCTGTAAAATCAGGATGACTGCAGTCATCTTGTTCCCAGGAGGTGGATTGTGGAATTCCTTGATTCTCGTCTCCAAGGGAAGAATTGGGACACAGTAGGGAGTCAAAGCTGCAGGGGGATTTTATGTAGCAAGGTGAAAGGAAAGCAAGCTCCAGACTCAGAGGGGCTGAGCTGAGCGTGGGTAACTGCTCCCCGGGTTTTACATTGTGCCTTTTATGGGGTTGATTCAGTTTTGACATTCTCACATTTTCAGATCATCTTGTTCTCTGCCCTTAGCCTCTGTGCAAGTTTGTGTTCATCAGTTTTCTCATGAGTATCTAAAAGAAACCCGTGACCCACGATGGGGCCAAAATCATAATGTACGTGACATAATGGTGATAGCACGACGGTCTCAGGGCCATCAGAGAGAAGGCCATCCTTAAGTGTGTAGGCTGTAAAATCAGTAAGACCCCTGCCACCAATATCTTTTGCTTATCAGTTTGTGCTCAACTGCAAAAGGGGTTGTTCTCCGGGAGACAGGGTGGTCAAAGGGTGGAAACTGTGTGGAGACTGGGTAGCCTGCAgtcctcctttctcccctcctgctccTGTCTATCTAACTGCCTACTCAAACCATCTTAGACATTAAAATAGAAAGGCCTCACCTGAGAAAACTGTTGGGAAAGGGACATATTGATTGTTCCTGAAGAAATGCTTATCTGCaccatatgaaaaaaataatgcaaaatggatcaaagactgagaatataagagttaaaactataaaactttacaTGAAAACACAAGAGAACAGCTTCATGATATTGGGTTTGTGTTTTGCAGTAGTATTTTGGGTAGGATACCAAAAGAACAGGCAAGAAGTACAGAATAGacaaattggactttatcaaaactAAAACTTGGTTCATGAAAGGACCCTAATAACTTAATGATAGGTAACACACAGGTTGGAAATCTGTGCAATGTTTAcacaaatgtaaaatggtgcaatcaTTGTGAAAAACGTAGACAAAATTAAACCTAGAATTATCCTATTCAGCAATTCCACCTGGGAGTGTTTgcccaaacaaatgaaaacagaatgtcAAACATTTGTACAAAAACAGCATTATTCAAATTAGCCAAGTATGGAAATAAAGCATATATCCACCCAGGGAGGACTGGAGAAATCAAATATGGCACATTCATACTATGGAATATGATTGATcctttaaagaagaggaaattctGACAGaggccacaacatggatggaccttaaagATATGTGAACTAACAAGGAACCAAAGGACAAATATCACAGATttccacttatgtgaggtacTTAGATGTGTCAAATTCATAGTGACAGAAGGTAGAATGGTGGGTgcccagggctggtggggagagaagaaaggagttatttttaatggtttacaatttgggaaaatggaaaagttctggaaatcGTGATGGTAATGCTTGCACAATAATTAAATTTactgaatgccactgaattgtacacataaaaatggataaaagagacatttttatatttggacATGTTATCATTGTTAAAAAATATGACTTTCATTGTGCTTCTAGAAGGTTTTCAGTTCAACCTTAAGTGGAAattgttttacatgtttatatGAACTTTGAcaccatttttataaaaaaattcaaaatgtacatataaaaagGCAATGGTGGAAGAGATACGGGTTTATGGGCATTGACAATTCTTTTCAACCAAGAATTATCtactatgaatatattttttatggaataaaaagaacaaacatgCACAACGTTTCTGATTCATGGTCCTTAAATTcttaattacataattttttatatgaatatattttctttcatttaaaaccttttcagggcggcggcggcggcgcgcgcCCCCTCCCCGGCCAGGCAATCAGCGAGCAcgcgcgccgccgccgcgcccgTCCCTCCCTGCGCGCTCGCctcgcggcggcggcggcggcgggaggcCACAGCGCGCGGGGGTCTCTGCGTCCCCTCCGCCTCGCCGGGAGCTTCCACCCCCGTTTTTTTCCTAAGGCGCTGGGCAGCGCCACCCTCGGCCGGAGCCCAGCTCTGCACAAACCCCGCCTACGTTCAGTGTTCCCACTCCCCGGCCAGAGCCGCCTCGGCTTCTTTTTTTCGTCCCCCCGCCTCCGCCCCCGCCGCTGCATCCATTtccttaaggtttttttttttctctctccctcccccacaccgGAGCGGCGGGCGAGGGGCCGGGCGGGCGGCCGAGGGGGGCAGCTCGGACTTAGCTGGATGAACCTTCGCTGCTGGCCGTGGAAAGCTGGAGCAGCATTTTACTAAGAAAGAACCTCACCAAGACGGCCAGTGATAGGCAGAGGTCCATGATGAGAGCCCAGCACCAGCAGCGGTAGTTCAGACGGAGACCAGCGGGACCCAGCCGTGCCAGAGCCTCGGGAACAGGAAAGAAAGCCTTCCACCACCCAGTGGAAGAAAAACACCAAACTAGCAAAACCACCGCTAAGTTACCCACTAGTGctaaaagaattcagaaagagCTATCTGAAATAACCCTTTATCCTCCTCCTAACTGCAGTACTGGGCGTAAAGGAGATAACATTTATGAGTGGAGATCAACTATACTTGGTCCACCAGGTTTTGTATATGAAGGTGGTTTATTGTTTTAGGATATCACATTTTCATCCGATTATCCATTTAAACCACCAGAGATACCTTATACGGTATCATGAGGCATTATTCAGATCTGTTGGACAAGTGATGAAAAAGAAGTAAGACTTCTGCTATTATCTTGGTGTTAGGTTACTTCCCGCACCAGAATCTATCACTGCAACAACAGTCAGGGAGTCACCTTCCGGACAACTGGAGTCCTGCTTTGACTATTTCAAAGGTTTTGCTGTCGATTTGTTCTCTTTTGACAGACTGCAACCCTGCAGATCCTCTGGTTGGAAGCAGAGTATTTGACCGCTCAGTATTTGACCAACAGAGCAGAACATGACAGGATAGCCAGACAGAGGACCAGGAGATACGCAGTATAATTCACATAATTTGTATGCAGTGTGAAGGAGCAGAAGGCATCTTCTCACTGTGCTGCAAATCTTTATAGCCTTTACGATACGgatttttgtgtatatgttaTGCTGACTCTACTTTCTGCTTTTATCCTTTGGAGACTGGGAGACTCCCAAAAAAGGTAAATGCTATCAAGAGTAGAGCTTTGTAGCTGTAGATTTAGTTGTGTTTAAAACGCCTATTTGCAAATCTTGCTTCTTTGAGATATCAAAATGTACTTTGTGATGTACTGAGGAGAGTGGTCCTGAAATCTACCAAATATTATAGTGCATTTTGGCCTAATTCATTATCTGTATGAAGTTATGAAAGTAGCCGTAGATAACTAGGAATTATGTAATTTGTATTAAACCCAGATCTATTTCTGAGTAGGTGGTTCATGCTACTGTGAAAAATGTTTTACCTTTTACCTTTGTCAGTTTGTAATGGGAGGATTTCCTTTTACCCTTTGTACCTCAGAGAGCACCTGATGTATCATCTCAAACACAataaacatgctcctgaaaaaaaaaaaaaccttttcatAAGCTGTCGTCTAAATCCTGACATTCAAtatagacaaaagaaaacaaatcattgaAATAAAACTCATTAAAGCAAATTACTTAAATCACAGGAAAATCTCATTGGTCCCTGATGACGACACAATTATCCGTAACACAGAGTTGCATTTGGAAAAACAATTTCTActttctgccttttctccttttattaagccaaatttttctgtaaacaacTGCTGGTTTGAGAAAGGCTTGAGAAGGATGAAGACACCCTGACTTGGGAAGACACGAAAGGGGCCACCACAAAATGCCTCCTCACCTTCTTTGACACCACCCAGCCCCGCCGCCTTCCTTCCGAGTATCTGTACCTTGTCACGGCCCAAGTTTGGGGAATGccgccccaccccgcccccacaGAATACTGAAACCGTGAGAGCACCTCGGCCGCGGGCTCTGCTTTCCTACCCCGCCCGCCTTTACTGAGGAGGAACAGGATCCCTAGACTAGATCACGCAGGTCTCAGCCCTCCCTGGACCACAACCAAAAACTCAGGGACTGGAGGACGTGGGGTGACGCTGAAAACCATTGGAGGCCTCTCTGGAACCTTGGTGAACCTCCACACAGCGCACGAATCAGTTAACTGGAGGATCTGGGTcccctgggaggtggggaaccCACCTTGGTGCTGTCCCTGGGTTCTTGGTTGGCCTCCCCTCGGGTCCACTTAGGCAAGAGTGAGCCGCCCTGGGGCCAGCTGCGACTCACCCTCGACCAAATCCCTACACGCGCTTGGGGCAGAGTGCCCTGAGGCCCTGCCCGCATGCTGGATCAGCCAATCGAAGAGCGGTCCGGCAGTGGGGCGGGGTCGGCAGGACGAATCCTGGGCCTTAAAAGGCGGCCTCGTGCCTCAGCCCTGAGACCCTGCCCCGCACCTGCGCCCAGGTCGGGGAAGGGACCTTGGTCCTGGCCTGGCTTGGCACAGCAGGGCCACCCCAGGAGACCACGCGGCCGCCAGCCTAGGAGGTTGAGGGTGGGGGTACCAAGGGAAGCCGTCCCCAGCCTGGCCACTCCACACACTGCCTTCTGAGTCctgaaacctggtgctgcatggCCCGCTGCTCCCTGAGCCGCCGGCATCAGCGTCTGGAAGCAGAGGGTGAGTCCCAGGGCGGGAAGCAGGTGGTAAGTCCCCTGCACATCCCACATCCCCAGCCCAGTGTAAATTCTTGGGAGGATGCGTTAAGTGCTTTTACTCCACCTTAGTGGATCTAACATCTCAGAAGAAAGTACGGTGGCTTGTTAAAAGGATTGCTctaattactatttttttctgtccAGGTTTTTGAAACATGCTTCCTAAGGTCCTGCTGACTGTCCTGTGCTTGGGAATAGCTTCACCTGCGCCTCATGTTGATGTTGGTTTGAACGCACTGTGGTCCCAGTGGATGGCAATGCACGGGAAACTATATGATGTGGTTGGTGACTCCTAAAACTGTGCAGAGGGCCCCAGTAGAGAACGGTCAGATGGTGCTGGTGGGAGTTGGAGTGGAGAGTACCTCTCTGTAATCACGGCAGGCTGAGCACAGTAGGGGAGTACATCCCACTGTGTTGACTCTGGAGATCAGCCCCCTGAAGTATAAGATGATCCTGGCCATGGCTTCTCTGTCTGCAACTAACCTGTGGTTCTTGTGAGTTGGTTTTAAATAGGAATAAAGATGATAGGTGATATATTTGCCTCTAGGATGAAGAAATAGGGAGGAGAGCAGTGTGGGAGAAGAATATGAAAATGATTGACAAGCACAATCAAGAATACAACCTAGGGAATCACAGCTTCACAATGGCAATGAATGCCTTTGGAGACTTGGTGAGTGTGGCACGGATTGCTGAGCTGTGGGTGGTGCTTCCTCTCCTAAGTACTTCAACAAGAAATCTCTTGCGTTTCTCACactcttttcctttccaattcaAGACCAGTGAAGAACTCAGGCAGGTAATGAATGGCTTTCAAAAGCAGAAGTACAGGAAGAAGAAAGTGTTCGAAGAACATCCCCTTGCAGAGATCCCCCCATCTGTGGACTGGAGAGAGAAAGGCTACGTAACTCCTGTGAAGGATCAGGTAGGACAGTACTGAGCAGATCTCTAGAGGTCTGATGATTAAGTCAAATAGGAAATGGCATCCTTACCTTGGTGCACTGTGGAACAGTATGCAGttcactaaattttttaaaaagagctttcTGATAAAAGGGCTGTTGTGAAAGTCTTGTTATTTGTTTTGTAGACTGAGagcttttccattttatattcagGGTCCATGTGGTTCTTGTTGGGCTTTTAGTGCAGTTGGCGCCCTTGAAGGACAGATGTTCCGGAAAACTGGCAAACTTGTGTCACTGAGTGAGCAGAACCTGATGGACTGCTCTGAACCTCAAGGCAATGGTGGCTGCAGCGGTGGTGTAATGGATTATGCCTTCCAGTATGTCCTTGACAACAGAGGTCTGGACGCAGCGGAATCCTATCCCTATCATGGAGCGGTAAACTGAGCTCCTTAACTTGTTATCGAAGCTGAATACTTTTGGAGAAAATAGCtaccatatttaaaattaatcttttaGATAGAAGATTCTGTGTCTGCTATCATTTAACTATCATTAAAATTTGTCTTGTAACTTTCTCTCTTTAGGTGGCTACTAAACAGCTGTCCCTATTTATGTGTTATATAAAGATATACATAGCTTTCTATATATTGTAGTAAATTTCTCCAGAGTGAAAAATTTCTCATGGCTACGACTGTCTTGTTGAATAAGCacattgtaatttttaatttcaaacaaCCCATAGCATTCACCTCCTGGGATGCTTCATAATAAACTTGGCTTGGAAATCATCAACCTGCAGACTGTCTTGCCCTCATGTTCCCTGGGAACTGGGTATCAATAATCAGATTTCTTCCCCTTTATCTTGAAAGGATGAACCCTGCAAATACAAAGCTGAGTATTCTGCTGCCAATGTGACTGGCTTCTATGACATCCCTGCTCAGGAGAAGGATCTTGAGGTCACAGTGGCAAACATGGGGCCAATTTCTGTTGCTATAGATGCAAGCTCATTAACATTCCTATTCTACCAACAAGGTAAGCATTTGTGTATGTAGAAATTTAGGcagaaaaattggaaaactaCCATGCATACAGCAAGATTGACTCCTTGGTATGTGGAATTCAAGGTAAATTTTTTGGGAGTAAGGATTTAACACAGTTATTTACTCTGTACAAGTACTATGCATGACTATATTTTCATTGTCATTACTGGGACCATACCCCTTGATTTTAAgcacttcaaaaatatatttaaatgtctaCATAATTTGATTGAtattgtttaattaatttttccCCAACTTCtagaactttaaaattttccaaggAATTTTACTCTTGCAATTAAAACTGGAAAGAACCCCTTGGCTCAAATAATATTGTGTTCTGTGCTGATCTTTGACTAACATCCTGTAAATAGAATGGCACAGTTTTACTAGTGGTCTTTTATGCTCCTTGACAAGTTGTTTACAAAAGAGATCATGGTAATTTCTATTTCTACTACCATTACATAAAGGCCTAaatccctggactagatttttaaGTCTTGTTTTCAAGTCATATTTGGATTGATTTCCTTTAATGGAATTTTGAGATGCCTTCCTTACTATGGTTGATAGACTGGGTTATAGCCACGTGTCACTTGGAGGTccttcttacagcactgaatttttatttcacaggCATATATTATGATCCAAACTGCAGCAGCCAAAAGCTGGGTCACGCTGTTGTGGTGGTTGGCTATGGCTTTGAAGGAGAAGAATCAGATAACAATAAATATTGGATTATCAAGAACAGGTATAAAATGCCAAAAATTCTACTATTGGAAATTGTAAAGGAACCCTTTTGGAATCAGTGTCAGATATAAGTCCCCAAAGGCTTAAGCACCGTTCTGAGGTCCCGGAAATCTTTACCTGCCTTAGGGTAGACAGAGACATGTTAATGATTGATTATAACATTGAGTACTATTCACAGGCTTGCTAGCATATCGATACAGTTTTGGCACCATTACATTTTCTACATTTGAAAAGTTTCGTGATTCTGAAACACATCTGGCCACAAGGGGCTCCTTTCGATTGCAATTCTATGAAAGGTTTGGTGGATAGAAGATATGTGCAGGTTTAAAACTCAACCGTGAACAGGAACTGAATGATTCTTTCTGAATCTGTCTTGGCCTCTAATGAACTGCTAAGTCTCAGGTATGACTGATAATAAAGATAAATTGCTTGATTCTTTGTAATAAATGGGAACTCCTCTCTTCTTTCAGTTGGGGTACAGACTGGGGCATGAATGGCTACATGAAGATAGCCAAGGACCAGAACAACCACTGTGGAATTGCCTCTGTGGCCAGCTATCCTGTTGTGTGAGATGATGGTGATAATGAAGGACTTGATTGAGAACAGAATATCCCTGGGAGGAATTGTATCTGAAAACTGACCAGACCTTCTTGTGTGGAATAAAACACTTGAATCATTGAAGATTCAATTTGTGATTTGAATTCTGTGACATTTTTATCCTGGAAAATCTGACAATTTCTTTAATTACTGATATAAACAGCTTTGTATGATAAACTTACCTAATAATTTTTAATGGTCTTATTTTAAAAGGATGCAAAAGTctttagcttttaaaataaaacttaatttcaaAGTAAAGGTACtgtttatgcttttaaaatattaattttttgagaaatcaaaAATTAATTGAGCTCTAAACCCATAATTAAATGTGCCAGAGGTCCATTAGGCAAATGGCTGTATCACCTTTTCCACTTCTGGTTATAATGTGTAGATTGTATGTCAGCTGCCCATTGGCAGAGTCTGCAAAACCCTTGAGTGGAGAAAAATATGAGAGACAATGTATAAAGACAAAGgcaaattattttaatgaggAGAAAATTCACAATTTAGAAAGGGCACAGATACATAGGATTTCCAAACTAAAAAAGGACCTTAGATCATGATCACTTGACCCAATATAGGTACAATACAGCCTAGTTAGAGAACTAATGCCATAGATCCAGTTTCTGGTACTTCTTCCCAAATCACCAGTGAAAACCACATGGCTACTTCGTAGTCAAGGAAGGACTGGACACAGCAGGTTCACAAGAGCGTTTGTGTTGGGTCCACAAGGGGTGAAGAGTCAGCTCCCAGATGTGAGGCTGGTTTTCAAAATAGAGCTGTGGCCTCAGAGGGGGGTAGATGTGTGAGAGCATCCAAGTGATAGTCTGAGGCCAAATTTATACGCAGCTACCTAAGCTCTCTATTTATTAGaggaaaaaacccaaaaactCCCTACATTCTGCAGGCTAAACAAGCCCgtactttttatttgttttctgcctGTTAAAATTCTCATCTCCCAGTCAAGGAGAGTTTAAGAGTAGGTGGAAATATTTAGGTACTGGCCCCTGTAATTCCTTACAAGGCCTTGAGGTGGAGGACCCCTGGCGTCTCATCCACAGGCCCCCAGCAGCTTCTGGTTGAGTTCGTCTTTGCAGGACCCTGTACCCTTCTGAACACTCAACATGACCTACCCTCGTAGGTATTCAAATTTACTTCTTTTTGACTTAACATGCTGAGTGCTCTGATTGGAGTGGAATTATGTGGTTCTGAGACAGTCCTGTCAGGTGGAGCCACAGGAAGATTTGGGAGGATCTGAGCTGAACCCCTTCTGTCTGTGGACTGTGGATTGAAACAGCCAGATTTGATATAGCAGCCACTGCTCTTCAGCCCTCGTAGCTTTGTGAAGAGACCTTCCCGATCTCAAGCAGGAGCTGGTGCTGGAGGAGAGGGAGGTGCTGAGAACAGCAGAGGCTCTGCCTCCCAGTTGCTGAAGCCCACCAGCACAAGGGAAACCAGTGAAAGTTCCCACCTTCCCCAAGCGGGgccagaactttttttttttttttccacatccgTCCACGTTACAGAAAGTGAGGAAAAAAGGTGATTCCCAGCAAGCAGGGCCCGGACCCCGGCGGAGCCCAGGCGGGCCAAGTCCCGCCCACCACGGCACCCTCCCCGGGAACCTGGAGTGCGTGCGATCCCAGCGGGACTAGGGCCTCCCTTTGCAGGTCTGCGCTGCTTCTCCCCCAAGGCCCACGAGAGTCTATCGGCAGCACATTTCAGCGGTCGCGTCAGACCTTCCAGAACACCTTCTTTCTGTAGAGAATGTAGGCGATGAGCACCCAGAGAGCTGTGGCGACTAATGCTTGGAAATGGAAACAACTGTGCCCCTCCCGAGACACAGACACTTAAACTGGGAGGGCATAGGGGAAGTGAAACTTTGGTTTGACAGGCAGGGACCCAGAATCTCAGCCTGAAGAAGGAGGCACATGAAGGGTGAGCGGGTTTCCCTCTGAATGACCACCACATTCATCTAAGCCTCACCATTGCAGGTGTATTTGCTCAGCTTTGTTCCCAACAGAGCCTTCTCCTCCAGGCTGTGTAGTCTTTAGGCCGCATGCTGTAAACTCACTAAATCAAGGCACTCCTAGGAGATGCCGCAGTGAAGATTTCAGTCTGAGTATTCGATATACAAGTTCAGGGGAAGTGATTAATAAAGCATTGATGACCCTCTGGTAAGAATTGGAATTTCCCAAACAGGAAAAATACGTTTGTTCCTTTTTGGGAGAGTGCAAATTTGTTACTATGTATTAAAATGTTGCTGCTCCAAACACTGCTGCCATGCCATGTGGACTAAGAACAATATTGAGCCCTGACCTGCACCCAAGTCGAAACCTGCCTTTGGCTTGTGTGAACCACGTGCCCAAAGCTGCGGTGGAAAGGAGAGCCCGGCCTCCTCCCCGCTTCTCCCGGCCCCGCCTCCTCCGCGCTTCTCCCGGTCCCGCCTCCTCCGCGCTTCTCCCGGCCCCGCCTCCGCCGCGCTTCTCCCGGCCCCGCCTCCTCCGCGCTTCTCCCGGCCCCGCCTCCGCCGCGCTTCTCCCGGTCCCGCCTCCTCCGCGCTTCTCCCGGCCCCGCCTCCTCCGCGCTTCTCCCGGTCCCGCCTCCTCCGCGCTTCTCCCAGACCCGCCCCGCCCCCCTGCCTTCGCTTCCGTCTAATGCGTCACTCTGGCGGATTTTCTGATGCTGAACCATTCTCGGTTTTGGGGTTAAGCCTGACTTTGCCCCAGTGCATTTGCTTTAAATACTACTGGGTTTGATTTGACAATATTTCATTAAGGACTTTTGGCCTCTAGATCCATATACACATATAGCAATTTGCACCCCTATCCAAACATTGACatgatttaataaaatgaagagtCATTTAACCAGTATACTATGGTACGACCCTAAAATAGATTAAAACATttcccaccaaaaaataaaatgtgaagttAAGAGGTTGAGaaaagtatttataaatttttaaatatataccccATTTGTTATATGGCTTTGTCAGTAGGTGACcacattttttccatttaaacagTTGCTCCCCAAAGAGGATCAATCCAAAATATTGGAACTTGTAAGCCATGAAATTTCTAACTCAGAAacatacaaaatgaaacaaaaagtctTCTAAGAAATTGTCAggtatttaaatatatgaataaatatgaatatatgaatgtatgtttaaatatatctttaaatttatatttacatttttaatatatgtatagatacatttatatgtatataaacatacaaatatatatattaaatgtatgtATCTCTTTCTCAAGAAAGGAAATACACCACATGATAAGACACTATGTTCAAATTTTAAGGCAACCCAGACAAATACTTAATATCTGGGCTTTTTGCCCACCAGCAGATAGATGCTGATTACTGGGGCTCCCAGACTTAGAATTACTGTTTGCACTATTCATGACAGAAGACAAATCAAAGTTATTCTTTCACACAtggattttattttcagccttccACCCTGACCAGATCCTCTCCCCTACTGACCCCAAGTAATCTGCTGCAAGCCCTGGGAGTGACTGGGTGGGTTTGCCTTTAATACTCAGCACCTCTGTCTCCACTCCCCCTTCTCCCAGGAACCTGAACAGAAGGTACAAGGCAAAAAGA
It encodes the following:
- the LOC108404831 gene encoding procathepsin L-like, producing the protein MLPKVLLTVLCLGIASPAPHVDVGLNALWSQWMAMHGKLYDVDEEIGRRAVWEKNMKMIDKHNQEYNLGNHSFTMAMNAFGDLTSEELRQVMNGFQKQKYRKKKVFEEHPLAEIPPSVDWREKGYVTPVKDQGPCGSCWAFSAVGALEGQMFRKTGKLVSLSEQNLMDCSEPQGNGGCSGGVMDYAFQYVLDNRGLDAAESYPYHGADEPCKYKAEYSAANVTGFYDIPAQEKDLEVTVANMGPISVAIDASSLTFLFYQQGIYYDPNCSSQKLGHAVVVVGYGFEGEESDNNKYWIIKNSWGTDWGMNGYMKIAKDQNNHCGIASVASYPVV